GAAGCTGCGCAGCGAATTGAAACGAACCGGAGCCTACCTCCGATGACGGTGCGGATCATGCGGTTTACGAAACTGCTGCTCGGCCTCGTTCTGGCGGCCTGTGCAGGGCCCCTGTCCGGACAGAACGCCCGCCAGGAGATTTATGCCAACCCCGACAAAGCCGGCGGGGTATACTATGCCTACACGTACGACAATCCGGCCCGGACTCCCGCGCCCGAAGGTTACGAACCTTTCTACATCAGCCACTACGGCCGCCACGGCTCACGCTGGCTGCTCAGGGCGTCGGAATATACGGAGGTGTTGGAAACTTTCGGCAAGGCCGCCCGCGAGGGCGCTTTGTCGGAGTTCGGGCAGGATGTCTTACGCCGCGTGGAACGGGCCTGCTCGGACGGGGAGGGCAGGGCTGGCGACCTCACGCCGCTGGGGGCCGAACAGCATTACGGGATTGCGGAACGGATGTTCGAATCCTACCCGGAGGTCTTCCGGGGCAACGCACGTGTCGACGCACAATCGACCGTCGTGGTACGCTGCGTGCTGAGCATGGCGGCATTCTGCGACCGGCTGCGAAGAATGAACCCGGAACTGGAAATCACGCGGACGGCCAACAACCGCACGACCCGATACCTGAACTTTTTCAGCACGGCGGCAAACCCCGGGCTCGCCCCGGAGTACCTGAACCTGTTGAAAAGCGAGAGCTGGATACAGGCCGAAGAGAGGTTCCGTAAAAGCCGGATGCATCCGGAGCGCCTGATGGCCAGGTTATTCGCAGGCGGGAAAGCTCCGGCGGACATCGACCCGCGGGAGCTGATGCAACAGCTCTGGGCCCTGGCCGTAAACGAACAGGACACCCGCAGCGGAATCACGTTCCGCGACCTGTTCACCCCCGAAGAACTGTATGCCGTCTGGGAGTGCGTCAACTACCGTTTCTACCACCAGCGCGGCCCAGGGGCGTTCAACCGGGGATATGCCCTGCGCTATGCGACGGCGCTGCTCGAAGAGATCATCGCCCGCGCCGACAGTGCGCTCGTGCGGGGCGTGCCCTCGGCCGACCTGCGCTTCGGGCACGACGGCAACCTCATGCCTCTGACCTGCCTGATGGCTTTCGACGGCTGCACGGCCGAGGTTTCCGATCCGGATCTGATCGCGGACGCATGGCGCGATTACCGTATTTCACCGATGGCGGCCAACATCCAGATGATCTTTTACCGGAAAGAGGGGACGGCGGACATCCTGGTCAGGATACTCCACAACGAACATGAAATGTACTTTCCGCTCGCCTCCGCAAGGCCGCCGTACTACAAATGGGATGACCTGCGGGCCTTCTACCGCCGAAGGATCGCCGAAGCGAAAGCCACGGCCGCGGAACCGCCGTCAGCAGGCACACGACAGGCACCCGGAGCATAACCGGCTGTTGGGCTTCCGATCCGGGAGGCGCGGCGTATTCAACGAAAGGGGGGGGGCTTTGTAAAGCCTCCCCCCCTTTTACATTGCCGGCCGGAACCGGACTATCCCTTGATAGCTATGCCTTTGCCGAGTTTTTTCTCGATCTCCTCCTTCGGGAGAGGACGGGTGCAGAAGAACCAGTCGTAGCATTTTACCCCTTCGGGCTGGTCGTCCATATCCTCGCCCTGCATCGGGACGATCACCTCGTCGCCCGGACGCCAGTCGGCCGGCATGGCGACCCCGAATGCGTCGATGGACTGCAAACCCACCAGGACACGCTTTATCTCCTCGAAATTGCGTCCCAGAGCCAGCGGATAGTAGATCATCGCGCGCAGTTTGCCCTCGGGATCGACGAAGAATACGGCACGCACGGCTGCCGTCTGGCTTTCACCGGGCTGGATCATGCCGTAAAGGTTCGCCACCTTCATCGACACGTCGTCGATGATCGGGAATTCGACCTTGATATCCTTCATGCCCCGGTATTCGATCTTCTCACGGATCGTACGCAGCCATGCGATATGGCTGTTGCGGCTGTCGACCGACAATCCGATCAGTTCGCAGTTCAAAGCCCTGAATTCGGCCGTACGGGCACCGAACGTGAGCACCTCGGAGGTGCAGATCGGCGTAAAGTCGGCGGGGTGGCTGAACAGGATCACCCATTTGCCCTTGTAATCGGCGGGAAAGCTGATCTTTCCCTGTGTTGTCATCGCTTCGAATGCCGGGACGGGTTCACCCAGGCGCGGCAGTTGCTGTTCGTTCTTTTCCATAATCCGAAATATTAGTTTTATGCCGGGGCCCGCAAAGTCGGTGCCGATGGATGCGAACCGGGGATCTTTCTACTAAATTACGGTTTTCACAGGAATATTCCTAATCCGAAACCCTCTGGTTTACGCGGGAATACGGAAGCGTATACACAAACGGCGCTTTTGGGTAGGGCCCGGCTTTCCCGGACGATCTCGGCGTCCGGAAAGGACATCGCACCGATGGAGGCCGAAAGCCGGAATACGGGGGCAGGCTCAGCCAACGGGGTTGGAAAGCGGGTGACGGGAAAAACACGGCGGACAGGCAGAAGGGGACGGGGCACAAGGAACAAGGTTAAGAAACGAATCCAGGGAACACACGTCGGGCGGAACGGGGCGCGAAAAACGGAAGGCTCCTTGTCAAATACAAGAGCGGCAGGCACATGGCCTGCCGCTCTTTCCTTCGGGAACCCATCGGAACCCGGATCCGTCAGCGTACCTTGCGGATGATCTCGCCGCCGTGGCGGATCGCCTCCTCGTTGGCGGGAAGCATCTTCCACGCACGTTCGGGCAGCGACTTCTTGAGGCCGACCATCACGTTCTCCATCTCAACGACGGGGCGCACCTTGAGGTACCCGCCCAGAATCATCGTATTGAACAGCTTGGCCTGTCCCATCCGGGCGCATTCGGCCGTGGCGTCGATCGCGTAGACCTCGATGTCCTCGCGCACGGGATGGCGCGTGATACCGTTCGTATCGTAGATCAGGATGCCGCCGGGCCTGACCATCGGCTCGAATTTCTCCATCGACTGCTGGTTCAGGATGATGGCCGTATCGAACTCGTGGGCGATCGGCGAAGAAATCTTCCTGTCCGAAAGGATTACCGTCACGTTGGCCGTACCGCCGCGCATCTCGGGGCCGTACGAGGGCATCCACGTGACTTCGAAGTCCTGCATTACGCCCGAGTAGGCCAGTATCTTACCCATCGAGAGGACGCCCTGGCCCCCGAACCCTGCGATAATTAAAGTCTCTTTCATAGCATCCCTTATTTTACGTCCTTGATATCGCCCAGCGGATAATAGGGCAGCATGTTCTGTTCGAGCCACTCGTTCGAGGCCACGGGCGAGAGTTTCCAGCCGCTATTGCAGGTCGAAACGACCTCCACGAGCGAAAAGCCCTTGCCGGCCATCGAATTTTCGAACGCCTTGCGGATCGCACGCTTGCACTTGCGCACGTTGGCGGGCGTATGCACGCTCTGGCGCGTGATGAAGGTGGCACCGTCGAGGTGCGCCATCATCTCGGCGATCTTGTAGGGG
This Alistipes onderdonkii DNA region includes the following protein-coding sequences:
- a CDS encoding 2-oxoacid:acceptor oxidoreductase family protein, with translation MKETLIIAGFGGQGVLSMGKILAYSGVMQDFEVTWMPSYGPEMRGGTANVTVILSDRKISSPIAHEFDTAIILNQQSMEKFEPMVRPGGILIYDTNGITRHPVREDIEVYAIDATAECARMGQAKLFNTMILGGYLKVRPVVEMENVMVGLKKSLPERAWKMLPANEEAIRHGGEIIRKVR
- a CDS encoding peroxiredoxin → MEKNEQQLPRLGEPVPAFEAMTTQGKISFPADYKGKWVILFSHPADFTPICTSEVLTFGARTAEFRALNCELIGLSVDSRNSHIAWLRTIREKIEYRGMKDIKVEFPIIDDVSMKVANLYGMIQPGESQTAAVRAVFFVDPEGKLRAMIYYPLALGRNFEEIKRVLVGLQSIDAFGVAMPADWRPGDEVIVPMQGEDMDDQPEGVKCYDWFFCTRPLPKEEIEKKLGKGIAIKG
- a CDS encoding histidine-type phosphatase, producing the protein MTVRIMRFTKLLLGLVLAACAGPLSGQNARQEIYANPDKAGGVYYAYTYDNPARTPAPEGYEPFYISHYGRHGSRWLLRASEYTEVLETFGKAAREGALSEFGQDVLRRVERACSDGEGRAGDLTPLGAEQHYGIAERMFESYPEVFRGNARVDAQSTVVVRCVLSMAAFCDRLRRMNPELEITRTANNRTTRYLNFFSTAANPGLAPEYLNLLKSESWIQAEERFRKSRMHPERLMARLFAGGKAPADIDPRELMQQLWALAVNEQDTRSGITFRDLFTPEELYAVWECVNYRFYHQRGPGAFNRGYALRYATALLEEIIARADSALVRGVPSADLRFGHDGNLMPLTCLMAFDGCTAEVSDPDLIADAWRDYRISPMAANIQMIFYRKEGTADILVRILHNEHEMYFPLASARPPYYKWDDLRAFYRRRIAEAKATAAEPPSAGTRQAPGA